The nucleotide sequence CTCAAACAATTCCTCCAGCACTCACCCGCCGACCTGCTCGCTCGCCCGGATGGCGGCGACAGCTTGATCAGCCAAATTCGCCGCCAGCTCGGCCGTGACTGCAGCAACTGGCCGGACCTCGACACAGTGGCCAAACACCTGCACATGAGCCCGCAAACATTGCGCAGGCATTTGCGTGAAGAAGGCTCAAGCTTTCAAGAACTCAAGGATCATCTGCGCCGTGATTTGGCTATTTACCATCTGGGTCGCGATGACTTAGCCATTCAGGACATAGCCGAACAGCTGGGGTTTTCCGAGCCGTCGGCGTTTCACCGGGCGTTTAAAAAATGGACAGGGCTGACGCCAGGGGCGTATCGAGCGCAGGAGGGATGAAGCGTCGCGCAGTCGTTGCGGCATCAATGTTGGAGCCGGTTGTTTCGCATCATTTATTCCAGAATAGAAGCCATGTACGCCATGTTTAAAATGTATACGCAATCGTCACTAATACTCCGCATCACCATCGCCTTGATCTTGGGTATCGGTGTAGGGCTGCTTGCAGATCAGCAGGTCGTTGACTGGTTTGCGCCCTTTGGAGAACTGCTACTGAGGCTGCTGAAGTTCCTGATTGTGCCTATCGTGCTCTTTACCTTGATTGTGGGGGTAAACCAAGGAAGTACGGGGGGGGTTGGGCGCCTTGGTGGGAAAACCATCGCCTGGTACCTGCTGACAACAGCCATTGCCATGATTGTGGGCATGGCCGTGGCGTCAGTGCTGTCACCGGGCGCCGGTATGCAGCTTGCGAGCGATGCTGTGGTCGAGGTGAAGAGTCAGGCAAGTATTGTTAACGTCGTTCTAAGTATCGTTCCGGATAATCTGTTTACCGCCTTTGCTCAGATGAACATGCTTGGCATCATATTTACCGCCGTAACCTTTGGCCTAGCGTTGCTGAAGCTGCGCGAATCCCCGGTCCATGGAAATGCGGCCAAGCAGGTGCTCACGGTTGTCGAGGGTCTTAACCAAGCGACCATGATGATCATGCGCGGTGTGCTGCATTACTTACCCATCGGCATATTCGCTATCGTGGCCGGCACTGTAGCAAAGCAAGGAGCCGCAACGATTACATCCTTGGCAGGCATGGTGGTGGTGTTTTATGTCGCGTTGTTTGTGCACGCGGGTCTTTACTGTCTAGCCATGCTGGTATCGGGCGTCAAAGTAGGGAATTTTATTCGCTACGCCAGAACCCCCATCGTTACAGCCTTCGCCACACAAAGCAGCTCTGGCACATTGCCGATTACTATGGATGCCGCCAGCAGGATGGGGCTCTCCCACCGGGCGTATAGCTTCATTCTGCCTCTGGGGGCTACGATCAACATGGATGGAGCGGCAATCAGAATCGCGATATCGGCAGTCTTTGCCGCGAACGTAATCGGTGTACCGCTGGACCTGATGCAGATGGCACAAATCGTAATCGTTGGGACGCTGGCAACCATAGGCACGGCCGGCGTGCCAGGGGCCGGGATCATCATGATCGCCACCGTATTTGCGCAAGTGGGCTTACCGATCGAGACGGTTGCCCTGCTCGTAGCGATTGACTCACTGGTTGGCATGGGGGCTACCGCCCTGAATGTAACTGGCGACTTAGTGGGAGCGGCGATTATCGGTGGCAGTGAAAAAGACGACGCCATTGAGTATGAATCGCCTCCGACTGTTTAGAACGTTAATAACCGGCCAAGTCTGTGAAAAAACGCAGGCGCCAAACATGAGATGCCGCCAGAAAGCTCCCGAATCGTAACGCTCGACTTAGATGCACGCTGACTAGTTTCTTTTGCACCTAGGGCTTGCCTTTACGGTCAATCAACGGTGACTGCTTGTTTACACGGCCTGGGCCGATTGCAGGCTGACGTAAAGAATTGCAATCGGCCACTTACCGCTCATTGAGCGGCC is from Pseudomonas sp. TMP9 and encodes:
- a CDS encoding dicarboxylate/amino acid:cation symporter, translating into MFRIIYSRIEAMYAMFKMYTQSSLILRITIALILGIGVGLLADQQVVDWFAPFGELLLRLLKFLIVPIVLFTLIVGVNQGSTGGVGRLGGKTIAWYLLTTAIAMIVGMAVASVLSPGAGMQLASDAVVEVKSQASIVNVVLSIVPDNLFTAFAQMNMLGIIFTAVTFGLALLKLRESPVHGNAAKQVLTVVEGLNQATMMIMRGVLHYLPIGIFAIVAGTVAKQGAATITSLAGMVVVFYVALFVHAGLYCLAMLVSGVKVGNFIRYARTPIVTAFATQSSSGTLPITMDAASRMGLSHRAYSFILPLGATINMDGAAIRIAISAVFAANVIGVPLDLMQMAQIVIVGTLATIGTAGVPGAGIIMIATVFAQVGLPIETVALLVAIDSLVGMGATALNVTGDLVGAAIIGGSEKDDAIEYESPPTV